AAGAAGAACAGGGTGATGCTGATGCCAGCGGCGAACAGCATGCCGGCCCAGGAGAGATAGCTGAATTCGGGTTGGTCGTGGTCGGCACCGAGCTTGATCTTGCCGTAGCCGGAGAGGGCGGTGACCACCACGAACACCAGATAGAGCGTCATGGCCAGCAGGTAGTACCAGCCGACCGTATTGGCAGCCCAGGTCTGGGCTTGCAGCAGCCAGGCACCCGCCTGGTCGGGGCGGCTGATGACGATCAGGGAAAACAGCAGGATCACCGCGGCCGCGCAGTAGAACGCGGGGGGATTCAGCCGTACGGTGCCGGATGAGGGCGTTGCACTCATGAGGACTCCTTGCGAGCTGAGAGAGAAGGAATTCTTTTTTACTTGATCGTTCGATCAAAAAAGAATATCACAGGAGGGCTCATGAGTGAACGCTTCGAGTCAGCCCGGCCGGGGAAGTTGCCGTCCAGAGGAGCTGTTGCTGCCGATTGTCGACTTCGCCCGCGGATGGCACGAAAGGTCCGAACCGAGCCGCTCCGGCAAAGTCTGTTGGGTATGAATCAGGCATCTTCCCCACTCGGCTCCTATCGTCCTCTGCTCTTGCTGGTAGAGGATGAGCCGTTGCTGCGGGAATTGGCCACGGAGGCCCTCGAAGCCTTGGTGGACCTGCAGGTGATCGCCGTTTCCACAGCCGATGCGGCCCTGAATTATCTGGAGCAGAACGGCGCGCGGATCGATGTGCTCTTTACCGACGTACGCATGCCCGGTCGATTGGACGGCGAAGCGCTGGCCCAGCTGGTCGCCCAACGCTGGCCGCACATCCCGGTCATCCTCACCTCCGGTGATCGCCTGGCGGTCCCCCGTGGCGCCGGGCGCACCCGCTTCATGCCCAAGCCCTGGCACATCGACGACATGGCCAATTGTGTCAATGAGGCGCTGGGGCAGAGCAGGGTGGCTTGAGTCTGGATCCGCAGCGTCCCCTCTTTTGACCTCCGATCCATGGGTTGTTGGGCCTAAACGACCGAGACGTTAGCCTGTGCCCTTATTTATTTGCACAGGGACGCTGCATGAACAAACGGATGCTGGGACTGCTTTTTGTTGCCCTTGGCCTTGTCGCGACCGAACACGCTGATGCGTTGGTCTTGGACGAGGCGAAGCCAGTCTCTGCGTTGGCTAACCAGCGAGGAGAGCGCATTCCAACGCCTTTCGCCAATACGGTCAGTCAGGCCAGCGCCTGGCAGGAAGCCCGAGGGCGTTCGGGTAGCAGTCGGCGCTCGTCCAGTAGGCGTAGCTATTCCGACTCATCTTCCACAGCCGACGATTGCTCCTGCAGTGGCGGCAATGTCTGTATCGGGCCTCGCGGCGGGCGTTATTGCATTACCGCCAGCGGCAACAAGAGATATGGACGCTGACACCCAGGCCTAGGGACGAACCAAGCCCACCGAGACCGGGTCTCGATCAACCCGCCTCGTTGGGCTTCGACGATGGTGCCGTCTCAGCCCAACCTACCTTTGCTGCTCGCTACGGCTGCCATTGCGGATCCTTGCCGCTGAGCTTGCGGTCCAGGAAGAAGGCCGCGCTGATCAGCGCCAGATGCGACAGGGCCTGGGGGACGTTGCCCAAGGGATAGCCGCGCTTGTCTAGTTCCTCGGCGTAGAGTCCCAGGGGATTGGCGTAGCCGAGCAGCTTCTCGAATTCCAGGTGCGCCTCGTCCACCCGTCCGGCGCGGGCCAGGCATTCGACGTACCAGAAGGAGCAGGCGACGAAGGCACCTTCTTCGCCGTCGAGATTGTCCGCCGGGGTGTCGGCCGGGTCGTAGCGGCGGATCATGCCGTCGTAGGTCAGGTGCTGCTTGATGGCGTCGAGGGTCGCCAGCCACTGGGGGTCGGTGGCGCTGACGAAGCGCACCAGCGGCATCAGCAGCATGGCCGCGTCCAGGCTCTTGCCATGGCGAGTCGCAGTGAAATGACCCAGCTCATCGCTCCAGAAGTTGTCCCAGATATCGTCCTGGATCGCCGAGCGCGTCGCGTACCAGTGCTCGTAGGGCATCGGCAGGGAGCGCTTCACCGCCAGGCGCAGCGCCCGGTCGATGGCCACCCAGCACATCAGCCGCGAGTGCA
The window above is part of the Pseudomonas oryzihabitans genome. Proteins encoded here:
- a CDS encoding response regulator, with protein sequence MNQASSPLGSYRPLLLLVEDEPLLRELATEALEALVDLQVIAVSTADAALNYLEQNGARIDVLFTDVRMPGRLDGEALAQLVAQRWPHIPVILTSGDRLAVPRGAGRTRFMPKPWHIDDMANCVNEALGQSRVA